DNA sequence from the Lycium barbarum isolate Lr01 chromosome 5, ASM1917538v2, whole genome shotgun sequence genome:
agaccttctataaactcacttgcaaacatgccccgtagagtggttttcaactttgctttgcccaaagactcttctcatgtattgattgggtttcaaacatcatttatacactactcaaattgggtttattatacccccatcttatgatacaaatcttagcccgaagctacgaggtgttacaggaaTGATCCTGTTAGGGTGCATATGAATATTATCAAATCTGCTCTTTCATCTAGCTTTCCATATTTGCCACACAATTATGCTAGGGATGATTTGAAGCACTATTTTTTGAATGTCATTTTTTCCTTTAGTACACCACCAGGAGATCATGAGACGCCTCAGGTTGGAGGGATCATTGTTGATGCCAAACATCTGGTTAAGATACCTCCACACTTTTTACTGATCATGCTACTAAAGAACAAATACTCTTCAGTTTCTTGATGATGTATGCTGCAACATGAACACATGGAGGGAAGATTGATATCAAACTTCAATAAGTTGATGTCCACTGCAACCTTATGTTTGAGAAGTCTCCAAGCAAAGAAAGAAACCTTAACAGGGTTCTTATTGTGCCAAATCATCTTGTTAACCATGGAGGGGTGATGATGATCTCTTAAGAAGTTCCAAGCAGATTTACAAGAAAATTTCCCATCTGTATTGATGGTCCAAACAGGTTGGTCTTTAGATGAGGCAATTTTCTAGTAATTCCCTGGATATGAGCCACCATATCAAGAGGAATGATCTGGATTAGTTTAGCAATATTCCACCCATCATTGAGGAAGTAATCTGACACTTTTCCGTAACTGAGGTGTTAGCATTTCCATATTGAGCAAGTCTTCCTTGACCTGTCCAATTATCCCACCAGAAACTAGAGTTTCCTTTATTTACTTTCCACAAGATCAACTGGTCAACTTTATCTCTACTTTTCATAAGTCTTCTCCAACAATGAGATTGAGTGTAGCTCCATTTCTTAGCTACTGGTTGAATCCTTCTTGTATATTTGGCATTCAAAAAATCAGACCAAAGAGATTTCTTTGTTCTATAGCTCCACCATAACTTAGCCCCAAAGTTGTTAGATACACTTTGCAAAGACCTAATGCCTATTCCTCCTTCTTCAGTAGGATAACACATTTTCCTCCAGGCCACCCAGTGATGCTTATTTTTACAATCAGCAGTGCCCCAAAGAAAGCTTGCAAAATTTTTCTCCATCTGCTGACAAATGGATTTTGGGGGTTGGCAAATAGATAGCAAGTACACTGGCATAGTAGCAAGTGTACTTGCTACTAGTTCAATGCCAAGTGTTGATAACATATTGCAATGCCAAGTTCCTAGtttcttccccctttttgataACATATTGCAATGCCAAGTTCCTAGTTTCTTCAAGATTTTGGTGGCAGATTGAGTAAAATATTCAATTTTCTCCCTCCCTTGAAAGAAAGGGCATCCAAGATAATTTATAGGAAATTCCTTTCTCTGGACCTGTAAATATTGAGAAACAATGTTAATTCTATTGTTAGATATGTTGGAATCCATAAGAAAACAACTTTTCTCTTTGTTAATAATTTGTCCTGAAgctttttcat
Encoded proteins:
- the LOC132639719 gene encoding uncharacterized protein LOC132639719; the encoded protein is MVTAVFNGKQMPKYFTNTCLILILKVDSPQEFSEFRPISLSNVTQKIVSKVMNNRISKIITKLISQNQSGFVKGKPIGENVLLAQELIHDLKKYNKGKSHTLKLVLDCLKNYEKASGQIINKEKSCFLMDSNISNNRINIVSQYLQVQRKEFPINYLGCPFFQGREKIEYFTQSATKILKKLGTWHCNMLSKRGKKLGTWHCNMLSTLGIELVASTLATMPVYLLSICQPPKSICQQMEKNFASFLWGTADCKNKHHWVAWRKMCYPTEEGGIGIRSLQSVSNNFGAKLWWSYRTKKSLWSDFLNAKYTRRIQPVAKKWSYTQSHCWRRLMKSRDKVDQLILWKVNKGNSSFWWDNWTGQGRLAQYGNANTSVTEKCQITSSMMGGILLN